A window of Mucilaginibacter paludis DSM 18603 contains these coding sequences:
- the traM gene encoding conjugative transposon protein TraM codes for MMTTQEERKRKLLLFLPLLLLPFLALGFYALGGGRNDNSLQAATASKGINTDLPGANLKNDKSQDKLSLMDKAQRDSASARSKTAAGAFAALGWDTARFSQKRNPAKTAEDNEVQIKDRLAQINKQINQPIPITKAPVNDYTASSKSADLERLEKLLKQKQQSSEPDPQMQQLNTMLDKIMQIQNPTLAKDKPKSDQASVPDSAFRAIPAVIDGNQKVPPGGMVRLRLKDTITIGGITFPKGQSLSGLCAITNQRLLLDIKNIRLGTTIIPVNLTVFSLDGLVGINAPEAELAGAAGEGANGALENMQFLSMDQSLSTQAATAGISAAKGLLSKKVKKIRVRLKDQETVLLRNNQQK; via the coding sequence ATGATGACAACACAAGAAGAAAGAAAACGGAAATTGTTATTGTTCCTGCCACTTTTGTTATTACCGTTCTTAGCATTGGGGTTCTATGCATTAGGCGGCGGCAGGAATGACAACTCGTTACAGGCGGCAACCGCCAGCAAGGGTATCAATACGGATCTTCCCGGCGCGAACTTAAAAAATGACAAATCGCAGGACAAGCTAAGCCTGATGGATAAAGCGCAGCGGGACAGTGCTTCCGCACGTTCTAAAACAGCCGCAGGCGCTTTTGCCGCATTGGGTTGGGACACGGCGCGGTTTAGCCAAAAGCGTAACCCGGCCAAAACAGCGGAAGATAACGAGGTTCAGATCAAAGATCGTCTGGCTCAAATCAACAAACAGATTAATCAGCCAATACCTATTACTAAGGCCCCCGTTAATGATTATACGGCATCCTCAAAGTCGGCTGATCTGGAAAGACTGGAAAAATTGCTCAAACAAAAACAGCAAAGCAGTGAACCAGACCCGCAGATGCAGCAGTTGAATACCATGCTCGATAAGATCATGCAAATTCAAAACCCAACTTTGGCTAAGGACAAACCCAAATCAGATCAGGCCAGCGTACCAGACAGTGCCTTTAGAGCGATCCCCGCAGTCATCGACGGCAATCAAAAAGTACCGCCGGGCGGTATGGTCAGGCTCCGCCTGAAAGATACGATCACCATCGGCGGTATTACTTTTCCCAAAGGCCAATCCTTGTCTGGCTTATGCGCCATCACTAACCAGCGCCTCTTACTGGATATTAAAAATATCCGTTTAGGCACGACGATCATCCCGGTTAATCTCACCGTGTTTTCGCTCGACGGCTTGGTGGGCATCAATGCGCCCGAAGCAGAATTAGCGGGCGCAGCGGGGGAGGGCGCAAACGGCGCACTGGAGAATATGCAGTTCCTGTCTATGGATCAGTCGCTTTCGACACAGGCGGCTACGGCGGGCATTTCGGCAGCCAAAGGGCTATTGAGCAAAAAGGTTAAAAAGATCAGGGTGAGGCTGAAAGATCAGGAAACAGTCCTGCTCCGGAATAATCAACAAAAATAA
- a CDS encoding RteC domain-containing protein yields MLQEQNSRLLRQLEQDLEQVYCQSNEPLQRLTSALKLIRQALNKLKEDVNVHPFKDKQDQVNFFKYTKPSFYQWQIYYTELYTIETGFPFGNADKQLDYLAQELHYIERFFQQYAFLYQYYKLDADELDNLYFIRGEEIQSVLLPAVPEVNPGFATSGDYLFSKFMAFDKLKDWVIEKMLYLKQNPANPLQLNNEPDDMKWTGDTINLAEIGIGIYHTKQLNNGTASLSDIFRWLEEKFRVKIGVPSKRLSELRRRKRLSRTRYLDEMKENVILKLDKDDEFESIR; encoded by the coding sequence ATGTTACAGGAACAAAATTCCCGGCTGCTAAGACAGTTAGAACAGGATTTGGAGCAAGTTTATTGCCAATCCAATGAACCGTTACAAAGATTGACCAGCGCATTAAAACTGATCAGGCAGGCGCTCAATAAATTAAAAGAGGACGTTAATGTCCATCCGTTTAAGGATAAACAAGACCAGGTTAACTTCTTTAAGTATACCAAACCATCCTTTTATCAATGGCAGATCTATTACACCGAACTGTATACGATTGAAACCGGTTTTCCTTTTGGTAATGCCGACAAACAACTTGACTATTTAGCGCAGGAACTGCATTATATTGAACGCTTTTTTCAGCAGTACGCATTTTTGTATCAGTATTATAAACTTGATGCCGATGAACTGGATAATTTATACTTTATACGCGGTGAAGAAATTCAAAGCGTATTATTGCCCGCAGTACCTGAAGTTAACCCAGGCTTTGCCACCAGTGGGGATTACCTGTTCTCCAAGTTCATGGCCTTTGATAAACTCAAAGATTGGGTCATCGAAAAAATGCTTTATCTGAAACAAAATCCTGCTAATCCCTTACAACTGAACAACGAGCCGGACGATATGAAATGGACAGGCGACACCATTAATCTCGCCGAGATCGGCATCGGTATCTACCACACCAAACAGTTGAATAACGGCACGGCAAGCCTGTCAGATATTTTCCGCTGGCTGGAAGAGAAATTCCGTGTTAAAATTGGCGTTCCATCCAAGCGCCTTTCCGAATTACGCCGGAGAAAAAGATTAAGCAGGACGAGATACCTCGATGAAATGAAAGAAAACGTAATCCTGAAATTGGATAAGGATGACGAATTTGAATCGATCAGGTAA
- a CDS encoding DUF3560 domain-containing protein has translation MKHDFEERRERRINNAKNRAIKNENEANRLFKKSDEMASIIPPGQPILIGHHSEKRDRNYREKMRGTFRKGIECTDKAAYYTDKAESIASNNAIFSDDPEAVEKLTEKLNNLKTAQEFMKAANKCIKKQDKAAFLKLTLGTEQLWEEINRSGRVFGKGYPHYELTNNSANIRRIEQRINQLKTQATKAATDKTINGVRIFENTEANRLQIIFGGKPSAEVRQLLKAHGFRWAPTEGAWQRHISRQALYSAESIAERLSN, from the coding sequence ATGAAACACGATTTTGAAGAACGCAGGGAAAGGCGTATTAATAACGCGAAGAACCGAGCAATAAAAAATGAGAATGAAGCCAACCGACTTTTTAAAAAGTCCGATGAAATGGCCAGTATTATCCCCCCCGGCCAGCCCATTTTAATTGGCCACCATTCAGAAAAACGCGACCGTAATTATAGGGAAAAAATGAGGGGTACTTTTCGCAAGGGTATAGAATGCACCGACAAAGCAGCATACTATACCGACAAAGCCGAAAGCATAGCAAGTAACAACGCGATTTTTTCAGACGACCCCGAAGCCGTAGAAAAACTGACAGAAAAATTAAACAACCTCAAAACGGCACAGGAGTTTATGAAAGCTGCCAATAAGTGTATTAAAAAACAGGACAAAGCCGCTTTTTTAAAACTGACGTTGGGTACAGAACAGCTATGGGAGGAAATAAACCGGAGCGGTCGGGTATTTGGCAAGGGCTACCCACACTATGAACTGACCAATAACAGCGCCAATATACGCCGGATAGAACAGCGTATCAATCAATTGAAAACGCAGGCCACCAAAGCCGCAACCGATAAGACTATTAACGGCGTACGCATTTTTGAGAATACCGAAGCCAACCGTTTGCAAATCATTTTTGGCGGTAAGCCGAGCGCGGAAGTGAGACAGCTTTTAAAGGCGCACGGTTTCAGGTGGGCACCCACAGAGGGCGCATGGCAGCGACATATCAGCAGGCAAGCCTTGTATTCGGCTGAAAGCATAGCCGAAAGATTAAGCAACTGA
- a CDS encoding ATP-binding protein gives MIKITKVQYLAAISLLLVFAIDVFTPSHYVVDTLYICCIVITFKQKKEIIAGFTIAACVLIMINAFVFDLKARQDISVWTNRGISILAIFITSSIAIRYRKLYQASILKEQAYSKALEELLFMASHQVRKPVANILGLIENIDTDFALLTPADISEHCKYLQVSALELDNVVKNLSEFLENIDGQNQF, from the coding sequence ATGATCAAAATTACGAAGGTGCAGTATTTGGCTGCTATAAGTTTGTTGCTGGTTTTCGCCATTGATGTGTTTACACCCAGTCACTATGTAGTTGACACGCTATATATCTGCTGTATCGTCATTACATTCAAACAAAAAAAGGAGATCATTGCCGGGTTTACCATTGCGGCCTGCGTACTTATCATGATAAACGCGTTTGTTTTTGATTTAAAGGCTCGTCAGGACATATCCGTTTGGACTAATCGGGGCATATCCATATTAGCTATTTTTATAACATCTTCTATTGCTATTCGTTACAGGAAACTTTATCAAGCCAGCATTCTGAAAGAACAAGCGTATTCAAAAGCTCTGGAAGAATTGTTATTCATGGCTTCTCACCAGGTTAGAAAGCCGGTAGCCAATATATTAGGTTTGATCGAAAATATAGATACTGATTTCGCATTGCTTACTCCGGCTGACATTAGCGAACACTGTAAATATCTTCAGGTTTCTGCACTCGAACTGGATAATGTAGTAAAAAATTTGAGCGAATTTTTGGAAAACATCGACGGACAAAACCAATTTTAG
- the traJ gene encoding conjugative transposon protein TraJ, with protein MKRKIVFTGAALLFLSSAATTASAQDIAGSLKGMQPVLDNVYNQMIPLCSNLIDAARGIAGFAALWYIASRVWRQIAHAEPLDFYPLLRPFALGMAIMMFPLVISIMNGIMQPIVSATGAMVKNSDSSIALLLKQKQDAIKNSSAYQMYIGDNGEGDRQKWYKYTHPDDQDQNEGTFESIGNDVKFWMDKQAYNFKNSIKQWMSEILQVLYAAAILCINTIRTFYLIVLAILGPLVFGFAVFDGLQHSLQQWIARYINIFLWLPIANIFGAIIGQVQQQMIKLDISQIQSAGDTFFSSTDTAYLIFLCIGIVGYFSVPSVANYVIHAHGGNGLLTKVTSVAATTVSMTPGVVGAIGDRAEQGRNNILNMPNDFMEGYRGGGSQHQKDKLAGN; from the coding sequence ATGAAAAGGAAAATAGTATTTACAGGCGCGGCACTACTCTTTTTGAGTAGTGCCGCCACAACCGCCAGTGCGCAGGATATTGCCGGCAGCCTCAAAGGGATGCAGCCGGTATTGGATAACGTGTATAACCAAATGATACCCTTATGTAGCAACCTGATCGACGCAGCGCGGGGAATTGCGGGCTTTGCTGCCTTGTGGTATATCGCTTCGAGGGTATGGCGGCAGATCGCTCACGCGGAGCCGCTGGACTTTTACCCGCTTTTGCGGCCATTCGCGTTGGGTATGGCGATCATGATGTTCCCGCTCGTAATTTCTATCATGAATGGGATTATGCAGCCTATCGTTTCAGCCACGGGTGCAATGGTCAAAAATTCGGACAGCAGCATTGCCTTACTGCTTAAACAAAAACAGGATGCCATAAAAAACAGCAGTGCTTACCAGATGTATATAGGCGACAATGGCGAGGGTGACAGGCAAAAATGGTATAAATACACGCATCCCGATGATCAGGATCAAAATGAGGGCACTTTTGAATCCATCGGTAATGACGTCAAATTCTGGATGGATAAGCAAGCCTACAATTTCAAGAACAGCATCAAACAATGGATGTCCGAGATTTTACAGGTCTTATATGCCGCGGCAATACTCTGTATCAACACGATACGCACGTTCTACCTGATCGTATTGGCCATATTGGGGCCATTGGTATTTGGGTTTGCAGTCTTTGACGGTTTACAGCATAGCCTACAGCAATGGATAGCGCGTTATATCAATATTTTTCTTTGGCTGCCTATCGCTAATATCTTCGGTGCCATCATCGGGCAGGTACAACAGCAAATGATCAAGCTGGATATTTCGCAGATACAAAGCGCCGGGGACACCTTCTTTTCGTCCACAGACACAGCATACCTGATCTTTCTCTGTATCGGCATCGTCGGCTATTTTTCCGTGCCGAGCGTAGCTAATTATGTGATACACGCGCATGGGGGCAACGGTTTACTAACTAAAGTAACCAGTGTCGCTGCAACGACCGTCAGTATGACACCGGGTGTAGTTGGTGCCATCGGCGACCGGGCCGAACAGGGCCGCAACAATATCCTGAACATGCCAAATGACTTTATGGAAGGTTACCGGGGCGGCGGCAGCCAGCATCAAAAAGATAAGCTGGCCGGGAACTAA
- a CDS encoding DUF932 domain-containing protein, with the protein MTTINNSLVKPKVWNVIGTTISNNATSAEAIQEAGLDFEVVKHPNTHSLPSGINVISDNSYFTYRTDTEAILGDKIGSDYAVIQNTKAFDIFDGIAGGKNLIKYETAGALGYGETIFVTAKLPGHIRVGREDLIDNYLFLTSTHNGTGCITIAFTPVRIWCSNTLNAALRNCSNAVYIRHTASAEEKLKSAHKILGLSDQLTVELEAIFNRWARIKITDPHVKRLIQLAMIPNKETYQKLKTGREAELSSHYNNMVSSVFDYAMTANSQQELTTKGTLFGAYNSIIMKSKRLCKATS; encoded by the coding sequence ATGACAACTATAAATAACAGCCTGGTTAAGCCCAAAGTGTGGAATGTGATAGGCACAACAATTTCAAACAACGCAACGAGCGCAGAAGCTATACAGGAAGCAGGTTTAGATTTTGAAGTCGTAAAACATCCCAATACTCATTCGTTGCCGAGTGGCATAAATGTCATATCTGATAACAGCTATTTTACCTATCGTACCGATACCGAGGCGATTTTAGGGGATAAAATTGGCAGTGATTATGCCGTAATTCAGAATACAAAGGCGTTTGATATTTTCGATGGTATCGCAGGGGGTAAAAATCTGATAAAATATGAGACTGCCGGGGCATTGGGCTATGGGGAAACCATATTTGTTACCGCCAAGTTGCCCGGGCATATTCGTGTTGGCCGGGAAGATTTAATCGACAATTATTTGTTTCTGACGTCAACCCACAATGGAACGGGTTGCATAACTATTGCATTTACACCCGTGCGCATCTGGTGTTCAAATACGCTTAACGCTGCTTTACGAAACTGTTCTAATGCCGTATATATCAGGCATACCGCGAGCGCAGAGGAAAAACTAAAAAGCGCACATAAGATTTTAGGGTTATCCGACCAACTGACCGTTGAACTGGAGGCGATATTTAATCGATGGGCAAGGATTAAAATTACCGACCCGCATGTAAAACGGCTGATACAGTTAGCCATGATTCCCAATAAGGAAACCTACCAAAAACTTAAAACAGGCAGGGAGGCCGAGTTATCAAGTCATTATAACAACATGGTGAGCAGTGTTTTTGATTACGCCATGACCGCAAATAGTCAGCAGGAACTTACCACAAAAGGAACACTATTCGGAGCGTACAACAGTATCATTATGAAAAGTAAAAGATTATGTAAAGCAACATCATAA
- a CDS encoding DUF4134 domain-containing protein, translating into MKNHIPYTPKQQALLKTLMFAFALLTINYCFAQDGNSGINSATTQVKSYFESGCNLMYAIGAVVGIIGAIKVFNKWNAGEPDTNKVAAAWFGSCVFLVVVATVLKSFFGL; encoded by the coding sequence ATGAAAAATCACATCCCATATACCCCGAAACAACAGGCGCTTTTAAAAACGTTAATGTTTGCCTTTGCACTGCTAACGATCAACTATTGTTTCGCCCAGGACGGAAATTCCGGTATTAATTCAGCGACGACACAGGTTAAAAGCTATTTTGAGAGCGGCTGCAACCTGATGTATGCAATCGGTGCCGTAGTCGGCATCATCGGCGCCATCAAGGTCTTTAACAAATGGAATGCAGGTGAACCGGACACCAACAAGGTTGCCGCCGCCTGGTTCGGTTCATGTGTTTTCTTAGTTGTGGTCGCTACCGTGCTTAAATCATTTTTCGGTCTTTAA
- the traK gene encoding conjugative transposon protein TraK, whose protein sequence is MFQQFKNIDTAFKHIRLFSFLLIFACIAISCFAVYKSYQSSDNFKNHIYVLANGKALEAVASDRKDNVPVECRDHIKTFHEDFFSLDPDDKQIQATITKALYLADGSAKTAYDNLKEAGYYNNLISGNISQQIAVDSIKLDINQYPYAFTCFATEKLIRSTSVTARSLITRGYLRNVSRSDNNPHGFLIERWETVENKDEQVKSTQP, encoded by the coding sequence ATGTTTCAGCAATTTAAAAATATCGACACCGCTTTCAAGCACATCAGGCTTTTTAGCTTCCTGCTCATCTTTGCCTGCATCGCAATCAGTTGCTTTGCAGTTTATAAAAGCTATCAAAGTTCGGACAACTTCAAAAACCACATTTATGTGCTGGCCAACGGCAAAGCGCTGGAAGCGGTTGCTTCCGACCGGAAAGATAACGTACCTGTGGAATGCCGCGATCATATCAAAACCTTTCATGAAGATTTTTTTAGCCTTGACCCTGATGACAAGCAGATACAAGCCACGATCACCAAAGCTTTGTATTTAGCGGACGGGAGCGCAAAGACAGCTTACGATAATTTAAAAGAGGCCGGTTATTACAATAACCTGATCTCCGGTAATATCAGCCAGCAAATCGCCGTGGACAGCATCAAACTGGATATTAATCAATATCCCTACGCTTTCACCTGCTTTGCTACTGAAAAGCTGATCAGAAGCACATCGGTAACCGCCCGTAGCCTGATCACACGCGGGTATTTGCGCAATGTCAGCCGCAGTGACAATAACCCGCATGGTTTTTTGATCGAGCGTTGGGAAACGGTGGAAAACAAGGACGAACAGGTTAAAAGCACACAGCCATGA
- a CDS encoding TraG family conjugative transposon ATPase, producing the protein MGIDIEKILPLIKVENGAILSAQGDITIGFKVILPEIFTLSDRDYEAYHQTWIKAIRLLLQGCIFHKQDWFVESNFKADFEKAGKSFLSRSSERFFNERECLEHHCYIYLTQKPKDRKLGSSVYSNLLRKSIVPQQTINPVLFKDFLDSAGQFERILKDSGFVTLARMNNDELAGTIEKAGAIERYCFLSTPGKRPVLQDIHIKDEIRVGNNHCELYTLADVEDLPALCGSRINYDKYSTDRTKFSIGFASPLGQLLNCNHILNQYVFIEDSQKTIKRLEAKKLRLQSLSGYSRENAISRDAVNDFLNEAIGQQRLPVKAHFNVLAWSDDEAKVKDLKNLVSSAMAQMDATAKQETDGAPQIWFAGMPGNQADFPMNETFDTFVEQATCFFNLETNYRDSVSPFGIRLGDRLTGKPVHVDISDEPMRLGWTTNRSKFTIGPSGSGKSFWTNHLLRSYYEQGAHIVVMDIGHSYRGLCELAGGYYFTYSETDPIKFNPFHLADGDVLDTEKKESIKTLLLALWKKDDEPYRRSEYVAISNALTGYYKHLDTFPDIFPCFNTFYEYLMEHYLQVLEDGKVKEKDFDVANFLYVLNPYYRGGEFDYLLNATENLDLLHERFIVFEIDACKDHPILFPVVTLIIMEMIISKMRKLPGIRKVVLIEECWKAIAKEGMAEYIRYLYKTMRKFYGEPIVVTQEVEDIISSPVVKQAIINNSDCKILLDQSKYQNKFDAIQELLGLTDKEKAMILSMNKSNDPKRKYKEVFISLGQFSKVYRTEVSLEEYLAYTTEESEKVKVHQYAAKYGSIQKGIAMLAMEMRTKN; encoded by the coding sequence ATGGGAATAGACATAGAAAAAATTCTGCCCTTAATCAAAGTCGAAAACGGTGCGATACTTTCTGCACAGGGCGATATTACCATCGGGTTTAAAGTCATATTGCCGGAAATTTTTACGCTTTCCGACCGCGATTACGAAGCCTATCATCAAACGTGGATTAAGGCCATTCGATTATTACTACAAGGTTGTATCTTCCATAAACAGGATTGGTTTGTCGAAAGTAACTTTAAGGCTGATTTTGAAAAGGCGGGCAAAAGTTTCCTTTCACGGTCAAGCGAACGCTTTTTTAATGAGCGTGAATGCCTGGAACACCATTGTTATATCTACCTGACCCAAAAACCAAAGGACAGAAAATTGGGCTCATCCGTATACAGCAACTTGTTACGTAAGAGCATTGTGCCGCAGCAAACGATCAACCCCGTTCTTTTTAAGGACTTCCTGGACAGTGCGGGTCAGTTCGAGCGCATTTTAAAGGACAGTGGATTTGTTACCCTCGCACGGATGAATAATGATGAATTGGCCGGAACAATAGAAAAGGCCGGGGCCATAGAGCGTTATTGTTTTCTTTCCACTCCCGGCAAACGACCGGTATTACAGGATATTCATATTAAGGACGAGATCAGGGTTGGGAATAATCATTGTGAACTTTATACTTTGGCTGATGTGGAAGACTTGCCTGCACTTTGCGGCAGCCGTATCAATTATGACAAATACAGCACCGACCGTACGAAATTCAGTATCGGCTTCGCATCCCCATTGGGCCAGCTACTCAACTGTAACCATATTCTCAATCAATACGTGTTCATTGAGGACAGTCAAAAAACGATCAAACGTCTGGAAGCAAAGAAACTACGCCTGCAATCTTTGTCCGGTTATTCCCGTGAGAATGCGATCAGCCGCGACGCGGTTAACGATTTTCTGAATGAGGCCATCGGTCAGCAGCGTTTGCCTGTCAAAGCGCACTTCAATGTTTTAGCCTGGTCTGATGACGAAGCCAAAGTAAAAGACCTGAAAAATCTGGTATCGTCCGCTATGGCCCAAATGGATGCCACCGCCAAACAGGAAACCGACGGCGCGCCGCAAATCTGGTTCGCCGGGATGCCGGGGAACCAGGCAGATTTTCCGATGAACGAGACGTTTGATACGTTCGTGGAACAGGCCACCTGCTTTTTTAACCTCGAAACCAATTACCGCGACAGCGTCAGCCCGTTTGGCATCCGCTTAGGTGACCGCCTTACCGGCAAGCCTGTTCATGTGGATATTTCAGATGAACCGATGCGGTTAGGCTGGACGACCAACAGGTCGAAGTTTACAATCGGCCCGTCAGGTTCCGGTAAAAGCTTTTGGACAAACCACCTGTTACGTTCCTATTATGAGCAAGGTGCCCACATCGTGGTCATGGACATAGGCCACAGCTACCGCGGCTTATGTGAACTGGCCGGAGGTTATTACTTTACCTATTCGGAAACCGACCCGATCAAATTCAACCCTTTTCATTTAGCTGATGGCGATGTACTGGATACCGAAAAAAAAGAAAGTATCAAAACCTTGCTTTTGGCCCTTTGGAAAAAGGACGACGAGCCTTACCGCAGGTCGGAATATGTAGCCATTTCCAACGCGCTCACCGGCTATTACAAGCACCTGGATACTTTTCCTGATATTTTCCCCTGCTTCAATACTTTCTATGAATACCTGATGGAGCATTATCTGCAAGTACTGGAAGACGGCAAGGTTAAAGAGAAAGATTTTGATGTGGCCAATTTCCTCTATGTCCTGAACCCTTACTATCGGGGCGGTGAATTTGACTACCTGCTTAATGCGACCGAGAACCTCGACTTATTGCACGAGCGGTTCATTGTATTCGAGATCGATGCCTGTAAAGACCATCCGATTTTGTTCCCGGTAGTTACCCTGATCATCATGGAAATGATCATTTCCAAAATGAGAAAACTTCCCGGCATTCGGAAAGTTGTACTCATTGAGGAGTGTTGGAAAGCAATCGCCAAAGAGGGGATGGCCGAATATATCAGGTATTTGTACAAAACCATGCGTAAGTTTTATGGGGAACCTATCGTTGTAACTCAGGAGGTTGAGGATATTATCAGCAGTCCCGTTGTCAAACAGGCGATCATCAATAACAGTGATTGCAAGATCTTGCTTGATCAAAGCAAATATCAGAACAAGTTTGATGCGATACAGGAACTGTTGGGCCTGACGGACAAGGAAAAGGCGATGATACTTTCGATGAATAAGTCCAACGACCCCAAAAGAAAATACAAAGAGGTTTTTATCTCGTTGGGCCAGTTCTCCAAAGTGTACCGTACAGAGGTAAGTCTGGAAGAATACCTGGCCTATACAACGGAAGAAAGCGAAAAGGTCAAAGTACACCAATACGCCGCTAAATACGGCAGTATACAAAAAGGCATTGCCATGCTGGCAATGGAAATGAGAACCAAAAACTGA
- a CDS encoding tetratricopeptide repeat-containing sensor histidine kinase, with product MSGNRDLALQDYAQAEKFNQGKPLSDEYFLLINSIGVLHTKMGNHKQAADYFEKGISQTGAVQHVKAHIAFLNNAGKTYDQLGDKQKALNYHQMGLVKAKANGLHEEEARSLMGIANVLKNKDAEQSIQHLKNALDIAHTIGHKQLAAEIYRSLSDLYRQQSRYADALNALEKHHRLLDSLQNANVGHKIAVLQSSYELAESKLRIEALELANQQRTYQRNEGLFTAVAILLVLLIVGVYFYKTTRLNKNLAASNLIKDKLFSIIGHDLRNPIGGITQLLEVLEDENLTEDQRVMVSEMRKQGKVSLDILNALLNWGEAQLKGIHIEKVSFNAKNSITKNILALQKHAGDKSILITDATPDDLTLFGDINHFEFIIRNLLSNAIKFSYPSGKIEVAAINKPSSNIVIFSVKDHGKGISGAQQEIFLKANLDIAYGTKGEKGTGIGLMLSKEFIKANKGQLWIESKEGIGSTFFFTFPAIIDV from the coding sequence TTGAGCGGAAACCGAGATCTGGCTTTACAGGATTATGCACAGGCAGAAAAATTCAACCAAGGTAAACCATTATCAGATGAGTATTTCTTACTCATTAATAGCATAGGCGTTTTGCATACTAAGATGGGTAATCACAAGCAAGCAGCCGACTATTTCGAAAAGGGTATCAGTCAAACCGGTGCGGTTCAGCATGTCAAAGCGCATATCGCATTCTTAAATAATGCCGGTAAAACTTACGATCAACTCGGAGACAAACAAAAAGCCTTAAATTATCATCAGATGGGGCTTGTAAAGGCCAAAGCGAACGGGCTCCACGAGGAAGAAGCACGTTCACTCATGGGCATTGCTAATGTCCTTAAAAATAAGGACGCCGAGCAGAGCATTCAGCATTTAAAAAACGCCTTGGATATTGCACATACAATTGGCCATAAACAATTAGCGGCGGAGATATATCGGAGCCTGTCTGATCTGTACCGTCAACAATCCCGCTATGCGGATGCACTGAATGCCTTGGAAAAGCATCACCGCTTATTGGATAGCCTTCAAAATGCCAATGTTGGCCATAAAATTGCCGTTTTACAGAGTAGTTATGAACTTGCGGAATCAAAGCTTCGCATCGAAGCATTAGAGTTAGCCAACCAGCAAAGGACGTATCAGCGAAATGAAGGCTTGTTTACCGCAGTTGCAATTTTGCTGGTTCTTTTGATTGTAGGCGTTTATTTTTATAAGACTACCCGTTTAAATAAAAACCTTGCGGCATCGAATCTGATCAAAGATAAATTATTTTCGATCATCGGTCACGATCTTAGGAACCCTATCGGTGGTATCACCCAGTTATTGGAAGTGCTGGAAGATGAAAATTTAACAGAAGATCAACGGGTGATGGTTTCCGAAATGCGGAAGCAGGGTAAAGTCTCACTGGATATTCTCAATGCTTTGCTGAATTGGGGCGAAGCGCAACTAAAAGGCATTCACATCGAAAAGGTGAGTTTCAATGCTAAAAACAGTATTACCAAAAATATCTTGGCCTTACAAAAACATGCTGGCGATAAATCGATTCTCATTACCGATGCAACCCCGGACGATCTGACCTTATTCGGCGACATCAACCACTTTGAATTTATTATACGAAACCTCCTTTCCAACGCGATCAAATTCAGTTATCCATCTGGAAAAATAGAAGTTGCGGCAATCAATAAACCAAGCTCGAATATCGTTATCTTTTCGGTAAAAGATCATGGAAAAGGTATAAGCGGGGCACAGCAGGAAATTTTCCTAAAAGCTAACCTTGATATTGCTTATGGAACAAAAGGTGAAAAAGGAACGGGCATTGGCTTAATGTTGAGCAAGGAATTTATCAAAGCGAATAAAGGCCAGCTTTGGATCGAAAGTAAAGAAGGTATAGGAAGCACATTCTTTTTTACGTTCCCTGCCATCATTGATGTATAA
- a CDS encoding DUF4133 domain-containing protein: MSLYQINKGVSKPIVFKGLKAQYIAYLAIGLVALLIGFAILYICGLSLWVILPLIVGLGTALFFTVFRLSHKYGEHGLSKHFAKKQLPKYLRFRSRQLFVNLKK, from the coding sequence ATGTCACTCTACCAGATCAATAAAGGCGTATCAAAGCCCATCGTATTCAAGGGCTTGAAAGCGCAGTACATCGCCTATTTGGCAATAGGGCTGGTCGCTTTGCTGATCGGCTTCGCTATCCTGTATATATGCGGATTAAGCCTTTGGGTCATCCTGCCTTTGATCGTTGGGTTAGGCACGGCTTTGTTCTTTACCGTTTTTCGTTTAAGCCATAAATACGGCGAGCATGGCCTTTCCAAGCATTTCGCCAAAAAGCAACTACCGAAATATCTCAGGTTCAGGTCGAGGCAGCTATTTGTAAATCTAAAAAAATAA